The candidate division KSB1 bacterium sequence ACGATTTGCCCATACGAATCACCATGGACCCCCAAAAAACATGAGGCTTTCGGCCATCAGATCAGGCTGTACCCGATCGCCGCCAGACCCAGCAGGCCGCACAGCCACGCTGCCACTTGCGCCAGCAAGAGGCCCCGCCGGGCGCCGGCAAGCAACTCTTCTTCAGGCTTGACGCTGATCACGAAGCGGCCGCCGGCTGCCGGTTTTTGCAGGTACAATTCACCGTCGCGCCAGGCGGCCTCGGCCAGCACATACACGGACGCACCCACGGGAATGGCGTGCTCTTGAAAGCGATACTCGCGCGGCTGGCGTTCCTCCAGGCTGGTGAGCCAGGGCGCTTCCATGGAGAAGGCACCGCGCGCAATGACCGAGTCCGGCAGGCCGGCATCGGAATCGACTTCAAACACGGTTTGCCCGGCAATGATTTCCGCCCCTGCAGGATCAACCAGCACGCGGCCGGTATGATCTTCGACCCAAAAGGGGATGCGCTCCTGCTGGCGCGCCAGCACTT is a genomic window containing:
- a CDS encoding E3 ubiquitin ligase family protein, with product MKAIMPIPGIALLALAALFALRAVRLRRQFGLIHLTETSAIADLKFQAETEGWRSGSKLIEVKGTVACDRPLVALLSETACVYYDHLVEWEFEEVFYADEQRQQVSHTRIDTEVLARQQERIPFWVEDHTGRVLVDPAGAEIIAGQTVFEVDSDAGLPDSVIARGAFSMEAPWLTSLEERQPREYRFQEHAIPVGASVYVLAEAAWRDGELYLQKPAAGGRFVISVKPEEELLAGARRGLLLAQVAAWLCGLLGLAAIGYSLI